One window of Neptuniibacter halophilus genomic DNA carries:
- a CDS encoding formate dehydrogenase accessory sulfurtransferase FdhD — translation MTEITGSTLNRFEVHMNSNTTDLILSAAATDLTYSVSVTDEQGEERQVQIACERPLTIYLNKREIVTLMTLGGDPEALVLGYLRNQDFVRCLSEVRAIQVDWEVEAAAVVTHREPEGLEEKLQQRTVTSGCGQGTMFGNLMDKLAEVRLPEVSIRQSTIYALLENLNRHNETYKNAGAVHGCAICEGDQVVAFVEDVGRHNAVDTLAGRMWLEGISAENKVFYTTGRLTSEMVIKVAQMGIPVLLSRSGVTQMGLALARELGITMLARAKGRHFLQFSGADRLLLDARPEPKLKSSGGNKR, via the coding sequence GTGACTGAGATAACAGGTTCGACCCTAAACCGTTTCGAGGTCCACATGAACAGCAACACCACTGATCTGATTCTCAGCGCCGCCGCAACCGATCTGACTTACTCTGTCAGTGTCACGGATGAGCAGGGAGAGGAGCGACAGGTCCAGATCGCCTGCGAAAGGCCACTTACCATCTACCTGAATAAACGGGAGATCGTCACCCTGATGACTTTAGGTGGCGATCCTGAAGCGCTGGTACTGGGCTATTTGCGTAATCAGGACTTTGTTCGCTGCCTGTCTGAGGTGAGGGCCATTCAGGTGGACTGGGAGGTCGAAGCAGCCGCAGTGGTCACCCATCGTGAACCTGAAGGACTCGAGGAAAAACTGCAGCAACGCACGGTAACCAGTGGCTGCGGTCAGGGAACGATGTTTGGCAACCTGATGGACAAACTGGCCGAAGTGCGGCTGCCGGAGGTGAGCATACGCCAGAGTACGATCTATGCGTTGCTGGAGAATCTGAACCGTCACAATGAGACCTATAAAAATGCCGGCGCCGTGCATGGTTGCGCCATCTGTGAAGGAGATCAGGTGGTTGCCTTTGTTGAAGATGTGGGCCGGCATAACGCGGTTGATACGCTGGCAGGAAGAATGTGGCTGGAGGGTATCAGTGCCGAGAACAAAGTGTTTTATACCACCGGGCGGTTAACATCGGAGATGGTTATTAAGGTCGCCCAGATGGGGATTCCTGTCCTGCTGTCGCGCTCCGGAGTAACTCAGATGGGGCTGGCGCTTGCCAGAGAGCTGGGGATTACCATGCTGGCCCGCGCTAAAGGCAGGCATTTCCTGCAATTCAGCGGTGCTGACCGCTTGTTGCTGGATGCCCGACCAGAGCCAAAGCTTAAATCCAGTGGAGGGAATAAGCGATGA
- a CDS encoding sensor histidine kinase, giving the protein MRNSLRHKLLLLTLLPLLLTAMGFALMAAYWTTSYTDRQLYMKVSADLSVASGTLDFMQQEQESILVQLSNSYEFRTNLKQNNQIALQSQLHEVKLSRNFDFLRFIPANELQHLEEPSLTKLTERLLQQENLHGITVLPATELNQIQMGLGDRGRIHLIDTPHAIPTKRQVEERSMVLRALVPVSNDFDELIGVLDSGMILNNTTSAVDRIRDLVYGDGTLPEDGIGTVTLFLDDVRISTNVPQNLESGHAGGQLSLKERAIGTRVSAEVRKEVLIKGETWIDRAFVVNDWYISAYKPLLDFNNKKAGMIYAGFTEAPFTKIYYKTLIESGTFIALIMLVSAVLIYKHTNLLLRPLHKIHSVVTSVRNGENHPRIGRLDSADELVELAEQFDIMLDLLEQRELEIRQANDQLEAQVEQRTLSLRRRTDALKEHIRLLKNTRKQLLDKEKLAVLGELTAGIAHEINNPAAVILGNMDLLVAELGEAVAPAQAEVDMVIQQVYRIRSLINNLLQYSRPGHYVDSYESLQVERIINDTLLLVSHALEKQQVEVVKSFTADCPVEVNVQQVQQVLVNLILNASHALEGPGRVYLSTRNWTEGETTIGAVIEVRDHGKGISPEHMKKIFDPFFTTKKSGTGLGLSVSYGIIRRHGGDIQVSSEPGQGSCFSVFLRSEAEATTRDGSLGGILDGLAQAERTNRRAVSS; this is encoded by the coding sequence ATGCGTAACTCACTGCGCCATAAGCTGTTATTGCTGACGCTGTTGCCGCTGTTACTGACAGCCATGGGCTTTGCCCTGATGGCGGCCTACTGGACCACCAGTTATACCGACAGACAACTTTATATGAAGGTCAGTGCCGACCTGTCGGTGGCCAGTGGTACGCTGGACTTTATGCAGCAGGAGCAGGAAAGCATTCTTGTTCAGTTGAGTAACAGCTATGAGTTTCGTACCAATCTTAAGCAGAATAACCAGATTGCCCTGCAATCCCAGTTGCATGAGGTAAAGCTCAGTCGCAATTTTGATTTCCTGCGCTTCATCCCTGCGAATGAGTTGCAGCATCTGGAAGAACCCTCGCTGACAAAGCTCACCGAACGCCTGCTGCAACAGGAGAATCTGCACGGTATTACCGTGCTTCCTGCAACTGAACTGAATCAGATACAGATGGGGCTTGGCGATCGAGGCCGCATCCACCTGATTGATACACCCCATGCCATCCCGACTAAACGGCAGGTCGAGGAGCGCTCCATGGTGCTGCGTGCACTGGTACCGGTCAGCAACGATTTTGATGAGCTCATCGGGGTTCTGGACTCCGGCATGATTCTCAACAACACCACCAGTGCGGTCGACAGAATCCGTGATCTGGTATACGGCGACGGCACCCTGCCCGAAGACGGTATCGGGACGGTGACCCTGTTCCTGGATGACGTTCGCATCAGTACGAATGTGCCGCAGAATCTGGAAAGCGGACACGCGGGTGGTCAGCTTTCGCTGAAGGAGCGTGCCATTGGTACCCGTGTTTCCGCCGAAGTGCGCAAAGAAGTGCTGATTAAAGGTGAAACCTGGATCGATCGCGCCTTCGTGGTCAACGACTGGTATATCTCTGCTTACAAGCCGCTGCTCGATTTTAATAATAAAAAAGCCGGAATGATCTATGCAGGTTTTACTGAGGCCCCCTTCACTAAGATCTACTATAAGACGCTGATTGAATCGGGGACGTTTATCGCCCTGATTATGCTGGTATCTGCGGTACTGATCTATAAGCACACCAACCTGCTGCTGCGTCCGCTGCACAAAATTCACTCCGTTGTGACATCGGTGCGCAACGGTGAAAACCACCCGCGCATTGGCCGTCTCGACAGTGCTGATGAGCTGGTAGAACTGGCAGAACAGTTCGATATTATGCTGGACCTTCTGGAGCAGCGAGAGCTTGAAATCCGACAGGCTAACGATCAGCTCGAAGCTCAGGTTGAACAGCGTACCCTGTCACTCAGGCGCCGCACAGACGCCTTGAAAGAACATATTAGATTATTAAAAAACACACGTAAGCAGTTGTTAGACAAAGAAAAACTGGCCGTGCTTGGTGAGCTCACCGCAGGCATTGCGCATGAGATAAATAATCCTGCTGCGGTTATTCTCGGTAACATGGATCTGCTCGTTGCTGAACTTGGTGAGGCCGTGGCCCCCGCGCAGGCTGAGGTTGATATGGTGATTCAGCAGGTCTACCGCATCCGCTCGCTGATCAATAACCTGCTGCAGTACAGTCGTCCCGGCCACTATGTCGATAGCTATGAGTCCCTTCAGGTGGAGCGGATCATTAATGACACCCTGCTGCTGGTCTCTCATGCACTGGAAAAGCAACAGGTTGAGGTCGTCAAATCGTTCACGGCCGATTGCCCGGTTGAGGTCAATGTGCAACAGGTCCAGCAGGTGCTGGTTAACCTGATTCTTAATGCCAGCCACGCACTGGAAGGCCCCGGCAGGGTTTACCTCAGCACCCGTAACTGGACTGAAGGTGAAACGACGATCGGCGCTGTTATTGAAGTGCGCGACCATGGCAAGGGAATCAGCCCTGAGCATATGAAAAAGATCTTTGACCCCTTCTTCACCACCAAGAAAAGTGGCACCGGGCTGGGGCTTTCTGTCAGCTACGGCATTATCCGCCGCCACGGCGGAGATATTCAGGTCAGCTCTGAACCCGGTCAGGGTAGCTGCTTCAGTGTATTCCTGCGATCCGAAGCCGAGGCAACGACCCGTGACGGAAGTCTGGGCGGCATTCTTGATGGTCTGGCGCAGGCAGAGCGCACCAATCGCCGGGCGGTGAGTAGCTAG
- a CDS encoding helix-turn-helix transcriptional regulator — translation MSEMPQAFMNVRQLAEYLHLNEKKVYAMAAEGEIPATKLTGKWLFPKSLVDRWLLESCHNGMMADRLLLAGSDDPLLQAAANRLTQQLRTQALFSYTVTGTKLGLELLAQGHADACAIHWGRAEESEVRHPALLQQFSQSRQWILVHLFRRSQGLIVRNMDLPRLNDPDQALDYSTRWVVRQEGAGSQRFLNEWLASQAFPLDRLTVGSTAFSEREVASLIAKGEADIGPGTLSAAREFGLGFIPVCDESFDLVVPRNVYFRRLLQQLFEFFQSSEGLSLAQQLQGYDLSNCGRLIWSADPG, via the coding sequence ATGAGCGAGATGCCTCAGGCATTTATGAATGTACGCCAGTTGGCTGAGTACCTTCATCTGAATGAAAAGAAAGTCTATGCCATGGCAGCCGAAGGCGAGATTCCGGCAACCAAGCTCACCGGTAAATGGCTGTTTCCGAAATCACTGGTGGATCGCTGGTTACTGGAGAGCTGCCATAACGGCATGATGGCAGACCGTTTACTGCTTGCCGGCAGTGACGATCCCTTATTGCAGGCGGCGGCTAATCGCCTCACTCAGCAGTTGCGCACACAGGCACTGTTCAGCTACACAGTCACCGGTACTAAACTCGGCCTTGAGCTGCTGGCACAGGGGCATGCGGATGCCTGTGCGATTCACTGGGGCCGGGCGGAGGAGAGTGAAGTGCGCCATCCGGCATTATTGCAGCAATTCAGTCAGTCGCGACAGTGGATTCTGGTACACCTGTTCCGGCGGAGTCAGGGGCTGATTGTTCGCAATATGGATCTGCCACGACTGAATGACCCGGATCAGGCGCTGGATTACAGCACCCGCTGGGTTGTCCGGCAGGAAGGTGCCGGATCACAGCGCTTCCTGAACGAATGGCTGGCGTCGCAGGCGTTCCCGCTGGATCGGCTCACCGTTGGCAGCACAGCGTTTTCTGAGCGGGAAGTTGCGTCGCTGATTGCCAAGGGGGAGGCTGATATCGGCCCGGGCACCTTAAGTGCAGCCAGAGAGTTTGGTCTCGGCTTTATCCCGGTCTGCGATGAGAGCTTTGATCTGGTTGTGCCGCGCAATGTGTATTTCCGGCGTTTACTGCAGCAGTTGTTTGAGTTTTTCCAGAGCAGTGAAGGGTTGAGTCTGGCCCAGCAACTGCAGGGGTATGACCTAAGTAACTGCGGCCGTCTGATATGGAGTGCTGATCCGGGCTAG
- a CDS encoding substrate-binding domain-containing protein, giving the protein MKKWIAAALSTAVLATSSVTHAAEEQIIRLATTTSTYNSGLLDKLLPVFEKKHNAKVQVIAVGTGKALRMGQAGDVDVVMTHAPKAEKKFVTEGYGVNPKSVMYNDFVVVGPESDPANIAGKGDVSEALAAIAEADANFISRGDDSGTHKKERSLWAATSRGSEFANYKEVGQGMGKVLQIADELNGYTLTDRGTWLAYEDRLRLKLLVQGDKRLFNPYQIIQVNPANHNGLNVNGGKQLSDWFVSAEGQQMINDFRIKGKALFHGSAQPAVANN; this is encoded by the coding sequence ATGAAAAAGTGGATCGCCGCAGCGCTCTCAACAGCCGTACTGGCAACCAGCAGTGTAACCCATGCCGCGGAAGAGCAGATCATTCGCCTGGCAACCACCACCAGCACTTATAACTCCGGGCTGCTGGATAAACTGCTGCCTGTGTTTGAGAAAAAGCACAATGCCAAGGTACAGGTAATTGCGGTGGGCACGGGTAAAGCGCTGCGCATGGGTCAGGCAGGTGATGTTGATGTGGTGATGACACACGCACCCAAAGCAGAGAAAAAATTCGTCACTGAGGGGTACGGCGTTAACCCGAAAAGCGTGATGTATAACGATTTCGTTGTAGTCGGCCCGGAATCTGATCCTGCTAACATCGCAGGCAAAGGAGATGTATCAGAAGCGCTGGCTGCCATTGCTGAAGCCGATGCTAATTTCATCTCCCGTGGTGATGACTCAGGCACCCATAAAAAAGAGCGTTCTCTCTGGGCTGCAACCTCCCGGGGCAGTGAGTTTGCTAACTATAAAGAAGTCGGGCAGGGCATGGGTAAAGTGCTGCAGATCGCGGATGAGCTGAATGGTTACACCCTGACAGACCGCGGTACATGGCTGGCCTATGAAGACCGTCTGCGTCTTAAATTGCTGGTTCAGGGCGATAAGCGCCTATTCAACCCTTACCAGATCATTCAGGTAAACCCGGCTAACCATAACGGCCTTAACGTTAATGGCGGCAAACAGCTTTCTGACTGGTTCGTTTCCGCTGAAGGTCAGCAGATGATTAATGATTTCCGGATCAAAGGCAAAGCCCTGTTCCATGGCTCTGCTCAGCCAGCAGTAGCGAATAACTGA
- a CDS encoding ABC transporter permease, translating to MQDNLLETTLVALQLLFSLDADLWDIIGVSFRVSLIAITAATVPAILVGFFLALCEFRGRTAVIAVFNALMAVPTVVVGLTLYLLLSRSGPFGELHLLFTQPAMVIGQMMLAFPLLVCMSHSAFQAIDRRAWETARTLGASGLMAAVTLMREARFALLAAIVAAFGRVISEVGCSMMVGGNIMSYTRNIPTAIALETSKGMFAQGIALGLVLLLLALFLNFILASVRGKGNLV from the coding sequence ATGCAAGATAATCTGCTTGAAACAACACTGGTAGCACTGCAGTTGCTGTTCAGTCTGGACGCGGATCTGTGGGACATCATTGGTGTCTCCTTCCGCGTCTCGCTGATTGCGATTACTGCGGCTACTGTGCCCGCTATTCTGGTGGGCTTTTTCCTTGCCCTGTGCGAATTCCGGGGCAGGACGGCGGTCATCGCTGTTTTTAATGCACTGATGGCTGTGCCGACGGTAGTCGTCGGCCTGACCCTCTACCTTCTTTTGTCCCGTAGCGGGCCGTTTGGTGAGCTGCATCTGCTGTTTACCCAGCCAGCCATGGTCATCGGTCAGATGATGCTGGCGTTTCCGTTACTGGTATGTATGAGCCATTCCGCATTTCAGGCGATTGACCGGCGCGCCTGGGAAACCGCCAGAACCTTAGGCGCCAGCGGGCTCATGGCAGCGGTAACCCTGATGCGCGAGGCGCGTTTTGCGCTGCTGGCTGCGATAGTCGCGGCGTTTGGCCGGGTTATCTCAGAGGTGGGTTGTTCAATGATGGTGGGCGGAAACATTATGAGTTACACCCGTAATATCCCCACTGCTATCGCACTGGAGACTAGCAAAGGTATGTTCGCTCAGGGGATCGCTCTGGGTCTGGTATTGCTGCTGCTGGCCCTGTTTTTAAACTTTATCCTGGCCTCCGTGCGGGGTAAGGGAAATCTGGTATAG
- the mobA gene encoding molybdenum cofactor guanylyltransferase MobA, with the protein MHSSPAQISAVILAGGMARRMGGIDKGWMELNGKPLIRHVIDIIQPQVDRLMINANRSLDAYGTLGMPVVSDLEGDFQGPLMGIATGLHHAQSDWVLFVPCDCPHLPRDLAERMLHQAQRDEAEIAVAHDGNRLQPVVALIRRDLLPSLQATLAEGERKIDRWYGIHRLTEVDYSDQPEAFINVNHRDDLAELQQMPKLLGFAAWSGTGKTTLLKQLIPALKAEGIRVGVIKHAHHQFDIDHPGKDSYEIRKAGAEQMLICSGKRWALMVEQDQGDRPSLNHMLSRLDHSLLDLVLIEGFKKEPIPKIELHRPALGRPLIHPEDSNIMAVASDEPVPLSRDLPALDLNDIPAIIEFIKAYLKK; encoded by the coding sequence ATGCATAGTTCACCTGCGCAGATCAGCGCTGTTATTCTGGCCGGAGGCATGGCCCGTCGTATGGGCGGTATCGACAAAGGCTGGATGGAACTCAACGGTAAACCGCTGATCCGGCATGTGATCGATATTATCCAGCCCCAGGTCGATCGGCTGATGATCAATGCCAACCGTAGCCTTGATGCCTACGGCACACTGGGTATGCCGGTGGTCAGCGATCTGGAAGGGGATTTTCAGGGCCCGTTGATGGGTATCGCAACCGGATTACATCACGCCCAGTCTGACTGGGTACTGTTTGTACCCTGTGACTGCCCGCATCTGCCACGGGATCTGGCGGAAAGAATGCTGCATCAGGCGCAGCGCGATGAGGCCGAGATTGCCGTAGCACATGACGGCAATCGCCTGCAGCCAGTAGTCGCGCTGATTCGCCGGGATCTGCTGCCCAGCCTGCAGGCAACACTGGCCGAGGGTGAGCGCAAGATTGACCGCTGGTACGGCATTCATCGTCTGACAGAAGTTGATTATTCCGATCAGCCTGAAGCGTTTATTAATGTGAATCATCGGGATGATCTGGCTGAACTGCAGCAGATGCCGAAACTGCTCGGCTTTGCCGCCTGGAGTGGTACCGGTAAAACCACACTGCTCAAGCAACTGATTCCGGCCCTGAAAGCAGAGGGGATTCGTGTCGGTGTGATCAAACATGCACATCATCAATTTGATATCGATCATCCGGGCAAAGACAGCTATGAAATTCGCAAAGCGGGCGCAGAACAGATGCTGATCTGTTCCGGTAAACGCTGGGCGTTGATGGTTGAGCAGGATCAGGGGGATCGCCCCTCACTAAACCACATGCTCAGCCGGCTGGATCACTCACTGCTTGATCTGGTCCTTATCGAAGGATTTAAGAAAGAGCCTATCCCTAAGATTGAGCTGCACCGTCCGGCACTCGGCAGGCCTTTAATTCACCCGGAAGATTCGAATATCATGGCCGTAGCCAGTGATGAGCCGGTACCGCTGAGCCGGGACCTGCCAGCACTGGACCTTAACGACATCCCGGCGATAATCGAATTTATCAAGGCATATCTGAAAAAATAG
- a CDS encoding sigma-54-dependent transcriptional regulator: MNSPAGVSNIPAASVLIVDDEPGMRSFLQKAMSKRFALVETAESVEEAEELRKRCHFDLLIVDIKLPGRSGMEWHEALEDCNRRSDLIFMTAYADLETAIQALRVGASDFILKPFRLEQMMNAVDRCLERRSIERTNFVLRREVENAFPTTDMIGSSPAIQQVLDVIHRVASTPSAVLIEGETGTGKELAARMLHQLSNRSGPFVPVNCGAISPDLLEAELFGHTKGAFTGANRSREGLFNFAAGGTLFLDEVGEIPLLMQAKLLRALELKAVRPVGSEQEVSVDVRIIAATNRNLKEEVAAGRFREDLYYRLNVLSITLPPLRDRREDLPDLIHHFSVKLSRELGLTPIPFSHDDLKAMQAYSWAGNIRELKNLIERCILLGKLPADYFREQDDSGPKACGSFAGWSLEEVEKHHILLTLEQHQGNKSSSARELGVSRKTLDRKLAAWSQQEQAEPLES, translated from the coding sequence ATGAATTCACCCGCAGGTGTCAGCAATATACCCGCAGCTTCAGTGCTTATCGTCGATGATGAACCCGGCATGCGAAGCTTTCTGCAAAAAGCGATGAGCAAACGCTTCGCTCTGGTGGAAACGGCAGAGAGTGTTGAAGAGGCAGAAGAGCTGCGTAAGCGCTGTCATTTCGATCTGCTGATTGTTGATATCAAGCTGCCGGGGCGTTCCGGGATGGAGTGGCATGAAGCACTGGAAGATTGCAATCGCCGCAGCGACCTGATCTTTATGACCGCCTATGCGGATCTGGAAACAGCCATACAGGCGCTGCGGGTGGGTGCCTCTGATTTTATCCTGAAACCGTTCCGCCTCGAGCAGATGATGAATGCAGTTGATCGCTGCCTTGAGAGACGCTCGATTGAACGCACTAACTTTGTGCTGCGCCGAGAAGTGGAAAACGCCTTCCCCACCACCGATATGATCGGCAGCAGCCCGGCTATACAGCAGGTGCTCGATGTTATCCATCGGGTTGCCAGTACGCCTTCTGCGGTGCTGATTGAGGGCGAAACCGGAACCGGCAAAGAGCTTGCAGCACGTATGCTGCATCAACTGAGCAACCGCAGTGGCCCTTTTGTGCCGGTTAACTGTGGCGCCATCTCCCCGGATCTGCTGGAAGCCGAACTGTTTGGCCATACGAAAGGGGCTTTTACCGGTGCCAACCGGTCCCGCGAGGGCCTGTTCAATTTTGCTGCCGGTGGCACGCTGTTCCTCGATGAAGTGGGTGAGATTCCGCTGCTGATGCAGGCTAAGTTGTTGCGCGCACTCGAACTAAAAGCAGTACGCCCGGTAGGCAGTGAACAGGAAGTGAGCGTGGATGTCCGCATTATCGCAGCGACCAACCGGAACCTTAAAGAGGAGGTTGCCGCCGGCCGCTTCCGCGAAGATCTCTACTATCGGCTCAATGTCCTCAGCATTACCCTGCCCCCCTTGCGGGATCGCAGAGAGGACCTGCCCGATCTGATTCATCATTTTTCAGTCAAACTCTCCCGTGAGCTGGGCCTCACCCCTATTCCCTTCAGCCATGATGATCTGAAGGCGATGCAGGCCTACAGTTGGGCCGGTAATATTCGCGAACTGAAAAACCTGATTGAACGCTGCATTCTGCTGGGCAAACTGCCAGCGGATTATTTCCGTGAACAGGATGATTCCGGGCCGAAAGCCTGTGGCAGTTTTGCCGGCTGGAGTCTGGAAGAGGTAGAGAAGCATCATATCCTCCTGACGCTGGAGCAACATCAGGGTAATAAATCCTCCTCTGCCCGGGAGCTGGGGGTTTCGCGTAAGACACTGGATCGGAAACTCGCCGCCTGGTCGCAGCAGGAACAAGCTGAGCCGCTTGAATCGTAA
- a CDS encoding bifunctional molybdopterin-guanine dinucleotide biosynthesis adaptor protein MobB/molybdopterin molybdotransferase MoeA: MSEVLSCFDPAANPQRMLPVDESIQRILSQVMAITDTERLALPAALDRVLAEDLISPINVPQQTNSAMDGYAVCAAGLNPQQPLHIVGSAYAGSAFNGILQAGEAVEIMTGAPLPQGADTILIKEVCQREGNSLSFTGPVQPGQHVRQAGEDIAAGSLALSQGSRLRPQELGLIASLGHTEVAVYRRLRVAIFSTGDEVVAQGQPLTENCIYDTNRFTLQGMLQRLGCEVIDLGIIEDSQPAMETALSAAAGQADAVISSGGVSMGNADYIKSALEQVGEINFWRIAMRPGRPLAFGQLLNRTPFFGLPGNPVAVMVTFSQFVQPALRKMMGSGDWQPVRVSAVAEEAIRSRAGRTDYSRGIYRIDEQGQLQVRTTGSQGSGILTSMTAANCLIEIGDDKAALEAGDRVLIQPFPDLL, encoded by the coding sequence ATGTCCGAAGTGCTAAGTTGTTTTGACCCCGCAGCCAACCCGCAGCGCATGCTGCCGGTCGACGAGAGTATTCAGCGGATTCTGTCGCAGGTTATGGCCATTACCGATACAGAGCGTCTGGCGCTGCCTGCAGCGCTTGACCGGGTACTGGCAGAGGACCTGATCTCTCCGATCAATGTGCCACAACAGACTAATTCCGCGATGGATGGCTATGCCGTATGCGCTGCAGGTTTGAATCCGCAACAGCCACTGCATATTGTCGGCTCAGCTTACGCAGGCAGTGCGTTCAACGGAATATTACAGGCCGGTGAAGCCGTCGAGATTATGACCGGTGCACCCCTGCCTCAGGGCGCTGACACGATTCTGATCAAAGAGGTCTGTCAGCGCGAAGGCAACAGTCTGAGCTTCACAGGCCCGGTGCAGCCGGGTCAGCATGTACGTCAGGCTGGTGAGGACATTGCTGCGGGTAGTCTGGCGCTGTCGCAGGGCAGTCGATTGCGTCCTCAGGAGCTGGGCCTGATCGCTTCCCTTGGCCATACCGAAGTGGCGGTATATCGCCGGTTGCGGGTGGCGATCTTCTCCACCGGTGATGAGGTGGTAGCGCAGGGTCAGCCCCTGACAGAAAACTGCATCTATGACACCAACCGTTTTACCCTGCAGGGTATGCTTCAGCGTCTGGGATGTGAAGTGATCGATCTGGGTATTATCGAAGATTCGCAACCGGCCATGGAAACAGCTCTGAGCGCAGCCGCCGGACAGGCGGATGCAGTCATCTCCTCAGGTGGTGTATCTATGGGCAATGCGGACTATATTAAGAGTGCGCTGGAGCAGGTGGGTGAAATTAATTTCTGGCGTATTGCCATGCGTCCGGGACGCCCCCTGGCCTTTGGCCAGTTGCTGAACCGCACACCGTTCTTCGGCCTGCCGGGTAATCCGGTAGCCGTTATGGTTACTTTCAGCCAGTTTGTGCAGCCCGCCCTGCGTAAAATGATGGGCTCAGGGGATTGGCAGCCCGTGCGGGTCAGTGCCGTTGCCGAGGAGGCGATACGCTCCCGTGCCGGGCGCACAGACTACAGCCGGGGGATATACCGGATTGATGAACAGGGGCAGTTACAGGTAAGGACCACCGGTTCCCAGGGGTCAGGTATTTTGACCTCGATGACCGCTGCGAACTGCCTGATAGAGATTGGTGATGATAAAGCGGCCCTTGAGGCCGGGGATCGGGTACTGATTCAGCCTTTCCCCGATCTGCTCTAG
- a CDS encoding energy-coupling factor ABC transporter ATP-binding protein produces the protein MNLELSARNLTKRFGQRQLFAIEQLTLRQGESVHLNGDNGVGKTTLMKILAGLDKPCSGKVAITPDSNQRWLRRLHPKVVYLHQTPYIFSGTVADNLAYGLKLRGCPGREIRHWVERALDWAELKQLRDQAAHSLSGGEKQRLALARAWVLQPGLLFLDEPTANLDRHSVNNVAALVGDLLDNGTAIMVSSHQSNPVTRLCQRSLLLADGELTESQQLNETPLYA, from the coding sequence ATGAATCTGGAACTGAGTGCGCGTAATCTGACCAAGCGTTTTGGTCAGCGGCAACTGTTTGCGATTGAGCAACTGACCCTGCGCCAGGGGGAGAGTGTTCACCTCAACGGTGATAATGGTGTCGGAAAGACCACTTTGATGAAAATTCTGGCGGGTTTGGATAAGCCCTGCAGTGGTAAAGTTGCTATAACACCTGACAGTAACCAGCGCTGGCTCAGGCGTTTACACCCCAAGGTCGTGTATCTGCACCAGACACCTTATATTTTTTCCGGTACAGTGGCCGATAATCTGGCCTATGGCCTGAAGCTACGGGGCTGCCCGGGGCGGGAGATCCGCCATTGGGTAGAACGGGCACTGGACTGGGCCGAGCTGAAACAGCTTCGTGATCAGGCCGCGCACAGTCTGTCCGGCGGAGAAAAGCAGCGACTGGCGCTGGCCCGTGCCTGGGTGCTGCAGCCGGGGTTGCTGTTTCTTGATGAGCCAACCGCAAACCTTGACCGTCACTCGGTTAATAATGTGGCGGCTCTGGTCGGGGATCTTCTGGATAATGGCACCGCGATTATGGTCTCGAGCCACCAGTCAAACCCGGTTACCCGGCTCTGCCAGCGCAGCCTGTTACTGGCTGATGGCGAGCTGACTGAATCGCAACAACTGAATGAGACTCCGCTATATGCATAG